In Streptantibioticus cattleyicolor NRRL 8057 = DSM 46488, a genomic segment contains:
- a CDS encoding Lrp/AsnC family transcriptional regulator encodes MAVDELDARILRLLLEQPRTSVREYARILGVARGTLQARLDRLERDGVITGYGPRLSPAALGHPVTAFLRIEVTQGNLNDVGARLAAVPQIIEVFSVTGDGDLLTRVAARDNTHLEDVIQRVISMPGVVRTRTEVVLRERVPHRMLPLVESVGRGAARPAPRHTPAHRTPPGDPGPAG; translated from the coding sequence ATGGCCGTGGACGAGCTGGACGCCAGGATCCTGCGGTTGCTGCTGGAGCAGCCGCGAACCAGCGTCCGGGAGTACGCCCGCATCCTGGGCGTGGCCCGGGGCACCTTGCAGGCGCGGCTGGACCGGCTGGAGCGGGACGGGGTGATCACCGGTTACGGGCCCCGGCTGTCGCCGGCCGCGCTGGGCCACCCGGTGACGGCGTTCCTGCGGATCGAGGTGACCCAGGGCAACCTCAACGACGTCGGGGCGCGGCTGGCCGCGGTGCCGCAGATCATCGAGGTCTTCTCGGTCACCGGCGACGGCGACCTCCTCACCCGGGTGGCAGCCCGCGACAACACGCATCTGGAGGACGTCATCCAGCGGGTGATCAGCATGCCCGGCGTGGTCCGCACCCGTACCGAGGTGGTGCTGAGGGAGCGGGTGCCGCACCGGATGCTGCCACTGGTCGAGTCGGTGGGGCGGGGCGCGGCGCGGCCGGCACCCCGGCACACCCCGGCCCACCGCACGCCGCCGGGCGACCCGGGTCCGGCCGGCTGA
- a CDS encoding HAD family hydrolase produces the protein MDTRAVIFDLDGTLVDSEPAYYEAGRQLLARYGVDGYSWEHHARFVGIGTEETLAALRAEYRIAAPVQELLAGKNRIYLELAGRTVRAFPGMRELVERLRAAGVPMAVASGSSPRAIRAVLAGTGLDGAFALTVSAEQVEHGKPAPDVFLAAAERLGVAPERCVVLEDAAPGVTAAARAGMRCVAVPYLPEQADDPAFASADLLFPGGQREFDAARTYAWIMS, from the coding sequence ATGGACACCCGCGCGGTCATCTTCGATCTGGACGGCACGCTGGTGGACAGCGAGCCGGCGTACTACGAGGCGGGCCGGCAACTGCTGGCCCGGTACGGGGTGGACGGCTACTCGTGGGAGCACCACGCCCGGTTCGTCGGCATCGGCACCGAGGAGACGCTGGCGGCGCTGCGCGCGGAGTACCGGATCGCGGCCCCGGTTCAGGAGTTGCTGGCCGGGAAGAACCGGATCTACCTGGAGTTGGCGGGGCGCACGGTGCGGGCGTTCCCGGGGATGCGTGAGCTGGTGGAGCGGCTGCGGGCGGCCGGGGTGCCGATGGCGGTCGCCTCGGGTTCGTCGCCGCGGGCGATCCGCGCGGTGCTGGCCGGCACCGGGCTGGACGGGGCGTTCGCGCTGACCGTCTCGGCGGAGCAGGTGGAGCACGGCAAGCCGGCCCCGGACGTCTTCCTGGCCGCGGCGGAGCGGCTGGGCGTGGCGCCGGAGCGGTGCGTGGTGCTGGAGGACGCGGCGCCGGGTGTGACGGCGGCGGCCCGGGCCGGCATGCGGTGCGTCGCCGTACCGTATCTGCCCGAGCAGGCGGACGATCCGGCGTTCGCCTCGGCGGACCTGCTCTTCCCGGGCGGGCAACGGGAGTTCGACGCCGCCCGGACGTACGCGTGGATCATGTCCTGA
- a CDS encoding NAD(P)-binding domain-containing protein: protein MNYFADAEAPGATGAVTEVEVAVIGAGQAGLSAGYFLRRAGLRPGTDFVLLDHSPGPGGAWQFRWPTLTYGKAHRVHDLPGLALTGADEGRPAAEVVAGYFAAYEDAFGLRVRRPVHVGEVRAAPDGRLLVVSAAGTWSARALINATGTWDRPFLPHYPGQESFRGRQLHTAGYRGPEEFAGQRVIVVGGGASGTQHLLELAGVAARTTWVTRRPPVFVTGPFDAGRGRDAVARVEERTRRGLPPRSVVSVTGLTSTPAVERARAAGVLRRLPMFDRVTPDGVAWADGREIEADVILWATGFRADLAHLAPLRLREPGGGIRMAGTRVVKNPRVHLIGYGGSASTIGANRAGRAAVREITALLGIGDRTHEHGSERSPERVY, encoded by the coding sequence GTGAACTACTTTGCGGACGCCGAGGCACCGGGGGCCACCGGGGCCGTCACCGAGGTCGAGGTCGCCGTCATCGGGGCCGGCCAGGCGGGGCTGTCGGCCGGCTACTTCCTGCGCCGCGCCGGACTGCGGCCGGGGACGGACTTCGTGCTGCTGGACCACTCCCCCGGCCCCGGCGGCGCCTGGCAGTTCCGCTGGCCCACGCTCACGTACGGCAAGGCGCACCGGGTGCACGACCTGCCGGGGCTCGCGCTGACCGGGGCCGACGAGGGGCGCCCGGCCGCCGAGGTGGTGGCCGGCTACTTCGCGGCCTACGAGGACGCCTTCGGCCTGCGGGTACGCCGCCCGGTGCACGTCGGCGAGGTGCGTGCCGCACCGGACGGCCGGCTGCTGGTGGTCTCCGCCGCCGGAACCTGGTCGGCGCGGGCGCTGATCAACGCCACCGGCACCTGGGACCGCCCGTTCCTGCCGCACTACCCCGGCCAGGAGAGCTTCCGGGGACGCCAACTGCACACCGCCGGGTACCGGGGGCCGGAGGAGTTCGCCGGGCAGCGCGTGATCGTGGTCGGCGGCGGCGCCTCCGGCACCCAGCACCTGCTGGAGCTGGCCGGCGTGGCGGCCCGTACCACCTGGGTCACCCGGCGCCCGCCGGTCTTCGTCACCGGCCCGTTCGACGCCGGGCGCGGCCGGGACGCGGTGGCCCGGGTCGAGGAACGCACCCGGCGCGGGCTCCCGCCGCGCAGCGTGGTCTCCGTCACCGGGCTGACCTCGACCCCGGCGGTCGAACGGGCCCGGGCGGCCGGGGTGCTCCGGCGGCTGCCGATGTTCGACCGGGTCACCCCGGACGGCGTGGCCTGGGCCGACGGACGCGAGATCGAGGCCGACGTGATCCTGTGGGCCACCGGGTTCCGCGCCGACCTCGCCCATCTCGCCCCGCTGCGGCTGCGGGAGCCCGGCGGCGGGATCCGGATGGCCGGCACCCGGGTGGTCAAGAACCCGCGCGTCCACCTCATCGGCTACGGCGGCTCGGCGAGCACGATCGGCGCCAACCGGGCCGGGCGCGCCGCGGTGCGGGAGATCACCGCGCTGCTCGGGATCGGCGACCGAACACACGAACACGGGAGCGAACGTTCGCCAGAACGCGTGTACTGA
- a CDS encoding MFS transporter has translation MTGSAPIAQSRPAASPARLPVRQLAAASVGNAVEWYDWYAYSFLAVYFAGQIFPKGAGNSLVPLLSTFAVFAVGFFMRPVGGLLMGAVADRLGRRAALSVTIVLMGGGSLLVAVTPTYTSAGVLGPVVLVVARLLQGLSVGGEFAASTTFLVESAGPGRRGLFSSFQYVSTTAGQLVASGLAALLAQVLTDAQMTSWGWRVAFAVGAVISLVGLWIRRGAVETRSEEQQRAPRPGLFEALRRHPRQSLLICGITVGGTIAYYTWTTYLPTYATVHAGLGKGDALTAGTITLAFFAVLQPLGGMLSDRIGRKPLLIGFAVGFAVLVVPLLHLLTGSLLSLVLVGCAGMVLLTGYTSVAAAVNAEVFPARVRAAGIGFPYSLTVAVFGGTAPYVGTWFQQAGHAEWFPWYVAVLCLVSAAVYVVLPETAGRPLDR, from the coding sequence ATGACCGGTTCGGCCCCGATAGCACAGTCCCGTCCCGCCGCCTCCCCGGCACGGCTGCCGGTGCGGCAGCTCGCCGCGGCCTCCGTCGGCAACGCCGTCGAGTGGTACGACTGGTACGCCTACTCCTTCCTCGCCGTCTACTTCGCCGGCCAGATCTTCCCCAAGGGCGCCGGCAACTCCCTGGTGCCGCTGCTGTCGACGTTCGCGGTCTTCGCGGTCGGCTTCTTCATGCGGCCGGTCGGCGGGCTGCTGATGGGCGCGGTGGCCGACCGGCTCGGCCGGCGGGCGGCGCTGAGTGTGACCATCGTGCTGATGGGCGGCGGCAGCCTGCTGGTTGCGGTGACGCCGACGTACACGAGCGCCGGTGTGCTGGGCCCGGTGGTGCTGGTGGTGGCGCGGCTGCTGCAAGGGCTGTCGGTGGGCGGGGAGTTCGCCGCGTCCACCACGTTCCTGGTGGAGTCGGCCGGTCCGGGCCGGCGCGGGCTCTTCTCCAGCTTCCAGTACGTGTCGACCACCGCCGGGCAGCTCGTCGCCTCCGGGCTCGCGGCGCTGCTCGCGCAGGTGCTGACCGACGCGCAGATGACCTCGTGGGGCTGGCGGGTGGCGTTCGCCGTGGGCGCGGTGATCTCGCTGGTCGGGCTGTGGATCCGGCGCGGCGCGGTGGAGACCCGCAGTGAGGAGCAGCAGCGGGCGCCGCGCCCCGGGCTCTTCGAGGCGCTCCGCCGCCACCCCCGCCAGTCGTTGCTGATCTGCGGCATCACGGTCGGCGGCACCATCGCGTACTACACCTGGACCACCTATCTGCCGACCTACGCCACCGTCCACGCGGGGCTCGGCAAGGGGGACGCGCTGACCGCGGGCACCATCACGCTGGCGTTCTTCGCGGTGCTCCAGCCGCTCGGCGGGATGCTCTCCGACCGGATCGGCCGCAAGCCGCTGCTGATCGGCTTCGCGGTGGGGTTCGCGGTGCTGGTGGTGCCGCTGCTGCACCTGCTCACCGGTTCGCTGCTGTCGCTGGTGCTGGTGGGGTGTGCGGGGATGGTGCTGCTCACCGGCTACACCTCGGTGGCTGCCGCGGTCAACGCCGAGGTCTTCCCGGCCCGGGTGCGCGCCGCGGGCATCGGCTTCCCCTACTCGCTGACGGTGGCGGTCTTCGGCGGTACGGCGCCGTACGTCGGCACCTGGTTCCAGCAGGCCGGCCACGCCGAGTGGTTCCCGTGGTACGTGGCGGTGCTCTGCCTGGTCTCGGCCGCCGTCTACGTGGTGCTGCCGGAGACCGCGGGGCGTCCGCTGGACCGCTGA
- a CDS encoding (Fe-S)-binding protein encodes MRVALFITCVNDALHPDTGRAVVRLLERLGVRVEFPAAQTCCGQMQYNTGYRHESEPLLRRFAEVFAGYDAVVAPSGSCAAMVRDAYPRIGARAAAEGRGGRLAELAASVAPKVFELSEFLVDVLGVVDVGAYFPHTVAYHPTCHGLRLLGLGDRPLRLLRAVRGLTLVELPGAEECCGFGGTFSVKNPAVSVAMGRDKVAGARASGAEVLCAADNSCLTHIGATASRLGGGPRMLHLAEILARTEADGPALAAPARPSRTEGGVQ; translated from the coding sequence ATGCGGGTAGCCCTCTTCATCACCTGCGTCAACGACGCGCTCCATCCGGACACCGGGCGCGCGGTGGTCCGGCTGCTGGAGCGGCTCGGGGTGCGGGTGGAGTTCCCGGCCGCGCAGACCTGCTGCGGCCAGATGCAGTACAACACCGGTTACCGGCACGAGAGCGAGCCGTTGCTGCGCCGCTTCGCCGAGGTCTTCGCCGGGTACGACGCGGTGGTCGCCCCGTCCGGTTCGTGCGCGGCGATGGTCCGGGACGCCTACCCGCGGATCGGTGCCCGGGCCGCCGCCGAGGGGCGGGGCGGCCGGCTGGCCGAGCTGGCGGCGTCGGTGGCGCCCAAGGTGTTCGAGCTGTCGGAGTTCCTCGTCGACGTCCTCGGGGTGGTGGACGTCGGCGCGTACTTCCCGCACACCGTGGCGTACCACCCGACCTGCCACGGGCTGCGGCTGCTCGGGCTCGGCGACCGGCCGCTGCGGCTGCTGCGCGCGGTACGCGGGCTCACCCTGGTCGAGCTGCCCGGTGCCGAGGAGTGCTGCGGCTTCGGCGGCACCTTCTCGGTGAAGAACCCCGCGGTGTCGGTGGCGATGGGGCGGGACAAGGTGGCCGGTGCCCGGGCCTCCGGAGCCGAGGTGCTGTGCGCCGCCGACAACTCCTGTCTGACGCACATCGGCGCCACCGCGAGCCGGCTCGGCGGCGGCCCCCGGATGCTCCACCTCGCCGAGATCCTGGCCCGCACCGAGGCCGACGGCCCCGCCCTCGCGGCCCCGGCCCGCCCGTCCCGCACGGAAGGAGGCGTTCAATGA
- a CDS encoding lactate utilization protein B, whose product MTAVPLGMPAFPRAAESAVGDPVLRGNLRHATHTIRAKRARAVAELDDWARLRAAGAAVKDRTLRHLGHYLEQLEASVTAAGGQVHWAADAAEANRIVTGLVRATGEREVVKVKSMATQEIGLNEALTAAGITAYETDLAELIVQLGDDRPSHILVPAIHRNRGEIRDIFLRTMARWGRPAPDGLTDDPAQLAEAARLHLREKFLRAKVAVSGANFMVAETGTLVVVESEGNGRMCLTLPETLISVVGLEKVVPTWRDLEVFLQLLPRSSTAERMNPYTSMWTGTTAGDGPGAFHLVLLDNGRTDALADQVGRQALRCIRCSACLNVCPVYERAGGHAYGSAYPGPIGAILTPQLRGTATALDASLPYASSLCGACYEVCPVAIDIPEVLVHLRERVVQGGAVTRQGARVTIRPAKGHAAERAAMRAARWAFQHPRALRAAERLASRTRAAHPSRLPSPGPAGAWSRGRDLPAVPAEPFRDWWQRTRGGRQEGTR is encoded by the coding sequence ATGACCGCCGTACCGCTGGGCATGCCCGCCTTCCCGCGCGCCGCCGAGTCCGCCGTAGGCGACCCGGTGCTGCGCGGCAACCTGCGCCACGCCACTCACACCATCCGCGCCAAGCGGGCCCGGGCCGTCGCCGAACTCGACGACTGGGCGCGGCTGCGGGCGGCCGGCGCCGCCGTCAAGGACCGCACGCTGCGCCATCTCGGCCATTATCTGGAGCAGTTGGAGGCGTCGGTCACCGCGGCCGGCGGCCAGGTGCACTGGGCCGCCGACGCCGCCGAGGCCAACCGGATCGTCACCGGCCTGGTGCGGGCCACCGGCGAGCGCGAGGTGGTCAAGGTCAAGTCGATGGCCACCCAGGAGATCGGCCTCAACGAGGCGCTGACGGCGGCCGGGATCACCGCGTACGAGACCGATCTGGCCGAGCTGATCGTGCAGCTCGGCGACGACCGGCCGTCGCACATCCTGGTCCCCGCGATCCACCGCAACCGCGGCGAGATCCGCGACATCTTCCTGCGCACCATGGCCCGTTGGGGCCGTCCGGCGCCGGACGGGCTGACCGACGACCCCGCGCAGCTCGCCGAGGCGGCCCGGCTGCATCTGCGGGAGAAGTTCCTGCGGGCCAAGGTGGCGGTCTCCGGCGCCAACTTCATGGTGGCCGAGACCGGCACGTTGGTGGTGGTGGAGTCCGAGGGCAACGGGCGGATGTGCCTGACCCTGCCCGAGACGCTGATCTCGGTGGTGGGCCTGGAGAAGGTCGTGCCGACCTGGCGTGACCTGGAGGTCTTCCTCCAGTTGCTGCCGCGTTCGTCGACCGCGGAGCGGATGAACCCGTACACCTCGATGTGGACGGGGACCACCGCCGGCGACGGCCCCGGGGCGTTCCATCTGGTGCTGCTGGACAACGGGCGCACCGACGCCCTCGCCGACCAGGTCGGCCGGCAGGCGCTGCGCTGTATCCGCTGCTCGGCCTGTCTCAACGTGTGCCCGGTGTACGAGCGGGCCGGCGGCCACGCCTACGGTTCGGCCTACCCCGGGCCGATCGGCGCCATCCTCACCCCCCAACTGCGCGGTACGGCCACGGCGTTGGACGCCTCGCTGCCGTACGCCTCCTCGCTGTGCGGCGCCTGCTACGAGGTGTGCCCGGTGGCCATCGACATCCCGGAGGTCCTGGTGCACCTGCGGGAACGGGTGGTGCAGGGCGGTGCGGTGACCCGGCAGGGGGCCAGGGTGACGATCCGCCCGGCCAAGGGGCACGCGGCGGAGCGGGCGGCGATGCGGGCGGCCCGCTGGGCGTTCCAGCACCCCCGGGCGCTGCGCGCCGCCGAACGGCTCGCCTCCCGCACCCGCGCCGCGCACCCGTCCCGGCTGCCGTCGCCCGGTCCGGCCGGCGCCTGGTCGCGCGGGCGTGACCTGCCGGCGGTGCCCGCGGAACCGTTCCGCGACTGGTGGCAGCGCACCCGCGGCGGACGGCAGGAGGGCACCCGGTGA
- a CDS encoding LutC/YkgG family protein: MTDAPRPGSREVILGRIRRALADVPAAERPRDVPVDRGYLRTHGDLTPDQRVGLLAVNLADYRAVVHRCPAGEVPAVVAALLEARGSRTVVVPSGVPEGWTAVARRRMDVVGDDPHLTPHQLDLVDSVLTGCAVAVAETGTLVLDASPDQGRRAITLVPDHHVCVVRAPEQVVASVPEALERLVPSRPLTWISGPSATSDIELDRVEGVHGPRVLEVVLAEG, encoded by the coding sequence GTGACCGACGCCCCCCGTCCCGGCAGCCGGGAGGTGATCCTCGGCCGGATCCGCCGCGCGCTGGCCGACGTCCCGGCCGCCGAACGCCCCCGCGACGTGCCGGTGGACCGCGGCTACCTGCGTACCCACGGCGACCTCACCCCGGACCAACGGGTCGGCCTGCTGGCCGTCAACCTCGCCGACTACCGGGCGGTGGTGCACCGTTGTCCGGCCGGGGAGGTGCCCGCCGTGGTGGCGGCGCTGCTGGAGGCACGCGGGTCGCGCACCGTGGTGGTGCCGTCCGGCGTCCCCGAGGGGTGGACGGCGGTGGCCCGCCGCCGGATGGACGTCGTCGGGGACGATCCACACCTGACGCCCCATCAGCTCGACCTGGTCGACAGCGTGCTGACCGGTTGCGCGGTGGCGGTCGCGGAGACCGGCACGCTGGTGCTGGACGCCTCCCCCGACCAGGGGCGCCGGGCGATCACCCTGGTGCCCGACCACCACGTCTGCGTGGTGCGGGCGCCGGAGCAGGTGGTCGCCTCGGTACCGGAGGCGCTGGAACGGCTGGTGCCGTCCCGCCCGTTGACCTGGATCTCCGGACCGTCGGCCACCAGCGACATCGAACTGGACCGGGTGGAGGGGGTGCACGGGCCGCGGGTACTGGAGGTGGTGCTGGCCGAGGGGTGA